A genomic stretch from Methanocella sp. includes:
- a CDS encoding DUF2769 domain-containing protein, with translation MFVENSLDNKNICMQFCGTCPSYTECGGKLLFCSRGNLTGNVARKGCKCGMCPVAVKHNLDGGYYCIHGNLDTLLD, from the coding sequence ATGTTCGTTGAAAACAGCTTAGATAATAAAAACATATGCATGCAGTTCTGCGGTACGTGCCCCAGCTATACGGAGTGCGGCGGCAAGCTGCTCTTCTGCTCCCGGGGCAACCTGACGGGCAACGTGGCGAGAAAGGGGTGCAAATGTGGCATGTGTCCCGTCGCTGTGAAGCATAACCTGGACGGGGGCTACTACTGTATCCACGGCAATCTGGATACTCTTCTCGATTGA
- a CDS encoding DUF2551 domain-containing protein, whose translation MEVVTLNSSEDELVLARIKDYLSRDKDGRRKAVLQIFLEGGPYETKDIDEKLREQNFDVKNKGTPAMVGLMGSKTGILSVDVTGDHNMYSIKEKYKRLVKAALEETS comes from the coding sequence CTGGAAGTGGTGACTCTGAATAGCTCTGAAGACGAACTGGTGCTCGCCCGCATCAAAGATTACCTGAGCCGGGATAAGGACGGCAGAAGGAAGGCAGTTTTACAGATATTCCTGGAGGGCGGCCCCTACGAGACGAAGGATATCGACGAAAAGCTCAGGGAGCAGAATTTCGACGTGAAGAATAAGGGAACACCGGCAATGGTCGGCCTGATGGGCTCGAAGACCGGCATCCTCAGCGTCGACGTCACCGGCGACCACAACATGTACTCGATCAAGGAAAAATACAAGAGGCTCGTCAAAGCCGCTCTCGAAGAGACGAGCTAA
- a CDS encoding Nre family DNA repair protein, whose translation MESTMTAPGNELFNRPVSAGYLGERERSLCVECKGTKMLCAKTRCPLLVKYYAAAKQKRSIDTTSLFGSAPGVFVGRYGYPAVSIGPLVPPIVGDTSEMDTPEQWIGKTIDDIVGMRSALVRGLATVNVKKPEKAEKLVNDLQLLSMAEKPIDTSAEFFKKPSGRIELDDEVQPFGPSAPLKKMEIGNFRLDDRIEKAFYDKDLMARDAVLGLYHDNTLVTRIQRAFSMGAFGAKKTRRLVPTRQSITAVDSIIGETLVEEVKRLPLISEYRVFESWQLDNRFIVLMAPEPWSYELVEAWYPDTIWNPAGRDIMIISDHELSGGRTTYARIGGCYYAARLATSEYLLKEKRQAKVVILREAHSGYIMPVGVWNVRENVRNALRGPYSSFSSLEAALNYIQSRFDIPIKRWTLNSFVLKDSRFQRRLTDF comes from the coding sequence ATGGAGAGCACCATGACCGCACCCGGGAATGAGCTGTTTAACCGTCCGGTAAGCGCAGGCTATTTAGGGGAGCGGGAACGGTCGCTTTGCGTCGAGTGCAAGGGTACGAAGATGCTCTGCGCCAAGACGCGATGCCCATTGCTTGTAAAATATTATGCGGCCGCTAAGCAAAAGCGGTCCATCGACACCACTTCGCTCTTCGGCTCGGCACCGGGCGTCTTCGTAGGCCGCTATGGGTACCCTGCCGTTTCTATCGGCCCGCTGGTGCCGCCCATCGTAGGCGATACTTCCGAGATGGACACGCCCGAGCAGTGGATCGGCAAAACGATCGACGACATCGTGGGCATGCGGAGCGCACTGGTCAGGGGCCTGGCGACGGTCAACGTGAAAAAGCCCGAGAAGGCCGAGAAGCTCGTTAACGACCTGCAGCTTCTCTCGATGGCCGAGAAGCCCATCGATACCAGCGCCGAGTTCTTTAAAAAGCCCTCCGGGCGCATCGAGCTGGACGACGAAGTGCAGCCCTTCGGCCCCTCCGCGCCCCTGAAAAAGATGGAGATCGGCAACTTCCGGCTCGACGACCGCATCGAGAAGGCGTTCTACGATAAGGACTTAATGGCCAGAGATGCAGTGCTGGGGCTTTACCACGATAATACTCTCGTGACGCGCATCCAGCGGGCCTTCAGCATGGGCGCCTTCGGCGCGAAAAAGACCCGCCGGCTCGTCCCTACCCGGCAAAGCATCACGGCCGTGGACAGCATCATAGGCGAGACGCTGGTCGAGGAGGTCAAGCGTCTCCCGCTCATCAGCGAGTACCGCGTATTCGAGAGCTGGCAGCTGGATAACCGCTTTATCGTCTTAATGGCGCCCGAGCCCTGGAGCTACGAGCTCGTCGAGGCCTGGTACCCGGACACTATCTGGAACCCGGCGGGCCGGGACATCATGATCATATCGGACCACGAGCTGAGCGGCGGCCGGACGACATACGCGAGGATCGGCGGCTGCTACTATGCGGCCCGGCTGGCGACATCCGAGTATCTATTAAAGGAAAAGCGTCAGGCGAAGGTGGTCATACTCCGGGAGGCCCATTCAGGATACATCATGCCCGTGGGCGTCTGGAACGTCAGGGAGAACGTCCGCAACGCCCTTCGGGGTCCATATAGTTCGTTCAGCTCGCTCGAAGCCGCGCTTAATTATATACAGAGCCGCTTTGATATCCCCATAAAGCGCTGGACGCTCAATAGCTTCGTATTAAAGGACAGCCGCTTCCAGAGGCGGCTGACGGATTTCTGA
- the uppS gene encoding polyprenyl diphosphate synthase, producing MKHPIPRHVAIIQDGNRRYAKRLGKTVEQGHIYGADTTEKVLDWCVELGIKQLTLYAFSTENFKRPAQEKNALFGLFKQFARKARESKKTHESKLRIRPVGDISMLPRDVKDEIALTEAATAGYDRFYLNVAVAYGGRQEIVDGARKMAKEVESGSLAPESITEEMVDRYLYFGSEPRSQVDLIIRTGGDERTSNFLPWQASGNESAIYIAAPYWPEFRKIDFIRAVRAYQSREREHRVKLAVSMLRMKRQNGGIDREGLRKSLMDALGIGSIEAETILGNPLVQRELAKSGT from the coding sequence TTGAAGCATCCAATACCCCGGCACGTGGCCATAATCCAGGACGGGAACCGCCGCTACGCAAAGCGCCTGGGCAAAACGGTCGAGCAGGGCCATATATACGGCGCAGACACGACGGAAAAGGTGCTCGACTGGTGTGTAGAGCTGGGCATTAAACAGCTTACGCTGTACGCGTTCTCGACGGAGAACTTCAAGCGCCCCGCGCAGGAGAAAAATGCCCTTTTCGGGCTCTTCAAGCAATTTGCCCGTAAGGCACGGGAAAGTAAAAAGACGCACGAGTCTAAGCTCCGGATACGCCCGGTCGGGGACATCTCGATGCTGCCCCGGGACGTGAAGGACGAGATCGCCCTCACCGAGGCGGCGACTGCCGGCTACGACCGGTTCTACCTGAACGTCGCCGTCGCCTACGGGGGCCGTCAGGAGATCGTCGATGGCGCCCGAAAGATGGCGAAAGAGGTGGAAAGCGGCTCCCTTGCGCCCGAAAGCATCACCGAGGAGATGGTGGACAGGTACCTGTATTTCGGCAGCGAGCCGCGCTCCCAGGTGGACCTGATTATCCGTACCGGAGGCGACGAGCGGACATCGAATTTCCTGCCCTGGCAGGCCAGTGGCAACGAGTCCGCCATATATATCGCCGCGCCATACTGGCCCGAGTTCCGCAAGATCGACTTCATCCGGGCCGTCAGGGCCTATCAGAGCCGTGAGCGGGAGCACCGGGTCAAGCTGGCGGTCAGCATGCTGAGGATGAAGCGTCAGAACGGCGGCATAGACCGGGAAGGACTGCGCAAGAGCCTGATGGACGCGCTCGGCATCGGGAGCATCGAGGCTGAAACGATCCTCGGAAATCCGCTCGTCCAGCGCGAACTCGCAAAGAGCGGCACCTGA
- a CDS encoding MFS transporter, which translates to MEDIFGIRSFASKFDRQVWGLFGASIVGVLGSSLVMTFMSIYMYESLGMSMTQVGIADFITTIVGAAAAYAGGALCDVYGRKKLLVAGLALQIISYLLISLAIDTKVAIPLFILTLAFNSFNGGLYRAIPDVMIADVVPAGELVEAYGLLRIGSNLGWVVGPVLGGAFLMVTSYGNLFLITGLTTFTYLLIAVFLLRDTMPKTRPERFRLRDIVTVASDRPFLMFCLIMLFMTIPYQQMYTLFSVYASSYVGLDNFSIGVLFALSGLMVALFQYSVSVRVGRHPMTSMLALSAVIFAFGFSLLSVSTWFFMPFIGMAIITTAEMIWSPAASTMQANLSPERMRGRYFGFSGLTSNIGWAIGPLFGGVLKDSMNNNVPALWVVVGAMFLVCAVAFLGFRRFVPDRMNSSREAAKEKEMEAPLKA; encoded by the coding sequence ATGGAGGACATATTCGGCATCCGGTCGTTCGCATCGAAGTTCGACCGGCAGGTCTGGGGGCTCTTCGGCGCTTCCATCGTGGGTGTGCTGGGCAGCTCACTCGTGATGACGTTCATGTCGATCTACATGTACGAGAGCCTGGGAATGTCCATGACCCAGGTGGGGATCGCCGATTTCATCACGACCATCGTCGGCGCGGCGGCCGCCTATGCCGGCGGGGCTCTGTGCGACGTCTATGGCAGAAAAAAGCTCCTCGTAGCGGGCCTTGCCCTACAGATCATCTCGTATCTCCTCATCAGCCTGGCCATCGATACTAAGGTCGCCATCCCGCTCTTCATCCTCACCCTGGCGTTCAACTCGTTCAACGGCGGGCTCTACCGGGCCATACCGGACGTCATGATCGCCGACGTCGTTCCTGCCGGCGAGCTCGTCGAGGCATACGGCCTGCTGCGTATAGGCTCGAACCTTGGGTGGGTCGTCGGGCCGGTCCTGGGCGGCGCGTTCCTCATGGTCACATCCTATGGGAATCTCTTTCTCATCACCGGCCTGACCACCTTCACGTACCTGCTCATCGCGGTATTTTTACTGCGGGATACCATGCCGAAGACCAGGCCGGAGCGGTTCCGGCTGAGGGACATCGTTACGGTTGCGAGCGACCGGCCGTTCCTGATGTTCTGCCTCATCATGCTCTTCATGACCATCCCGTACCAGCAGATGTACACGCTGTTCTCGGTCTACGCGTCGTCCTACGTGGGCCTCGATAACTTTTCGATCGGCGTGCTGTTCGCCCTCAGCGGCCTCATGGTGGCCCTATTCCAGTACTCGGTATCGGTCCGGGTCGGCCGCCACCCCATGACGTCCATGCTGGCCCTGTCCGCCGTTATTTTTGCGTTCGGCTTCTCTCTGCTCTCGGTCTCAACGTGGTTCTTCATGCCGTTCATCGGCATGGCTATCATCACGACCGCGGAGATGATCTGGTCCCCGGCGGCGTCCACCATGCAGGCGAACCTGTCGCCGGAGCGCATGCGCGGCCGGTATTTCGGCTTCAGCGGCCTCACGTCGAACATCGGGTGGGCAATCGGGCCGCTCTTCGGCGGCGTCCTGAAGGACTCGATGAATAATAACGTCCCTGCGCTGTGGGTCGTTGTCGGGGCCATGTTCCTGGTATGCGCGGTCGCCTTCCTGGGATTCAGGCGCTTCGTCCCCGACAGGATGAACTCTTCACGGGAAGCTGCAAAAGAAAAGGAGATGGAAGCGCCTTTGAAAGCTTAA
- a CDS encoding SPL family radical SAM protein: protein MIYREISCKSALSKSGLPGLDYTLNPYMGCGHACIYCYAPATLRYSGPEAWGTFVNTKVDIPRILEKEIRTKKRGVIGISTVTDPYQPLEAKLKLTRSCLEVLRAKDFPVCVQTKSALVLRDIDILQGFREKEVGFTITTLDDRLSAVIEPGASKPWERLDALRKITDEGIPAWAFVGPMVPGIIDKVQLEELLKAIKDAGASHVMIDRLRLKPGIWARIEPRLNEQAPDIADACRSALFKNDGTFESLRADAAEICREIKLSFELNY, encoded by the coding sequence ATGATTTACCGGGAAATAAGCTGTAAGTCGGCATTAAGTAAGTCGGGACTGCCAGGATTAGACTATACACTAAACCCGTATATGGGCTGCGGCCACGCATGTATCTATTGTTATGCGCCCGCGACTCTCAGGTATTCCGGCCCCGAAGCCTGGGGAACGTTCGTCAACACAAAAGTGGATATACCCCGCATCCTCGAAAAGGAGATCCGGACGAAAAAGCGCGGAGTGATCGGCATCAGCACGGTCACGGACCCGTATCAGCCTCTCGAGGCTAAGCTAAAGCTCACGCGAAGCTGCCTTGAGGTGCTCCGGGCGAAGGATTTTCCCGTGTGTGTCCAGACAAAGTCGGCACTTGTGCTACGCGATATAGATATTCTCCAGGGCTTTCGGGAAAAAGAAGTCGGCTTCACCATTACCACGCTGGACGACCGCCTGAGCGCCGTCATTGAGCCCGGGGCCTCCAAGCCCTGGGAGCGTCTGGACGCGTTGAGAAAAATTACGGATGAAGGCATCCCTGCATGGGCTTTCGTCGGCCCGATGGTACCCGGTATTATCGATAAAGTACAGCTTGAGGAGCTTTTAAAGGCTATAAAAGATGCCGGCGCCTCGCACGTCATGATCGACCGCCTGCGGCTCAAGCCCGGGATATGGGCCAGGATTGAGCCTCGCCTTAATGAGCAGGCGCCCGATATCGCAGATGCCTGCCGGAGCGCCCTCTTCAAAAATGATGGAACATTTGAGTCGCTACGGGCAGATGCGGCGGAAATATGCCGAGAGATTAAGCTTTCCTTCGAGTTGAATTATTAA